Within the Thermanaeromonas toyohensis ToBE genome, the region CCTCCCTTCCAATCATGGTTACCGATCAGATGATTTAAAGTATTAATAGCCCGCATGGTGTAATACCCGTTGGTATGCATGGCAGGCCCCCGGTAGACCATCATGGCCGCGCGCTTCCCATGGGAAGTCCACTCCCTGGCAAGATTAACAATATCCTGCACAGATAGGCCACAAATCTTAGCGTATTCCTCTAAGGTCTTCTCCATCACCCTTTCACGGTAGAGGGTAAATACCGATTTAACTTTTATGCCCTGGATCTCCATATCCACTTCCAGCGTGCCCTCGCGTGCTTCAGTATGGGGAACGGGTTTCCCCTTCTCGATAACCACAAACTGCTCTCCACCGATACCCAAGTCCTTAGCTCTCAGTTTGGGCCGACGAGGGTCGCTTAAATTTACCAGGTGGGTGGCATCGGTCCAGGTAGGTTCGTTATCTTCCTGAGCCGCCTTTGGATTAGGATTTAGCAGGTACCTTTCATCATAACGTTTATTTTCTATAATCCAGCGAGCCATACCCAAAGCTAGAGCCGCATCAGTCCCGGGTTTAATCGGCAGCCAAAGGTGAGCTTTCTCTGCTGTCTTGCTGTAGCGCGGGTCTACCACGGCTAGCTTCATGCCTCGGGCCAGAGCATTGGTAAGAGCGGGGGCAAGCCAAGTGGGCCCTTTGTTGGCTACCGCGGGGTTGGTCCCCCAGATGATTACAAATTCGGCATGATCGAGGTCGGGATACAAGCGATCTTTACGTGTAGTCCCGCCTGAAAAAGAGCGAAAATTGCCAATGACGCTGGAGGCGCCGCAGATACCGCCGTGATCTATAAAACTAAGGCTCCCCAGGCCCTGCTGCCATACCCGGGTGCGCATAAAGTCGCGCCGGTCCCCGCCCAGGCACACGATCTGGTTGGCTTTAGGCCCTAAGTCTGGGTGCCGGGTATCGATTAATACCTCACGATATTTTTGGTCGAATTCTTCTTGAGGCATCTCACCTTTCTTAACTTTCTCCCAGTCGCTCATTACTTGTTCCTGGGGGGCATAGCCCCAAAGTTCTTTTAAGCCGGGGGTGCCCAGATCAGGGCTGCCGAACACGATCTCGTTAATAGCTTCTTCCCAAGAAATGGTTTTAAAACGCCCGCTTCCCCGGGGTCCCACCCTTTTAAGAGGTTTCTGTAGCCGGAAGCGGTCGTAGACCGTCTGAATCCCCGCCTGGCCTTTAAGGCAGGTGCGGCCGCCCCGAAAGCTCCTCCCTTCCCGACCCAGCTCATCCTTCCCTTGGGCTGCCTGGGCAGGAGAAGTCTCATAAGGCAGGGGGCCGAAAGGTATAGTATTAAGGGGGCTATAGGGGTTACCAGCTATCTTGCGGACTATAGAAGGTACAGGAAAATCCCCGGGTGCTTTGGCCAAAAGGACCTTGATGCTGCAGAAAGTATTGCACTGGTGGCACATGGTGTAGAGTACATCTGTGGCAGTATACTCCTCTAACTCCTGGTATAGCCCGTGGTCTTGGATAGAGGACCATGACCCTTCCTGAGAGATACGGTAAAGATCTTCCACTAAAGGTGCAGCTAGGGCCAGCCCGCCGGCGAGACAGGCACCCTTAAGGAAAGAACGACGGGAAATTAAACCCTTTTGCCCTTCCATATCCCCCAAATTCACCTCTTTTTTGTGCTTCAAGCTTTAATATCAGAAGGCGCTAACGGAAGTAAATATTCCCCTACAATATAAAGGAGAATTCCTAGAGAAATAATCCCTAAGGAAGACAGTACTTCGATTAGGCTTGGGTAGTACCTGCCTATAGGGAGCCCCTCTAGGACAGGTACTAAAAGAGCCGGCAGCACAATATTGACCCGCACGGCCACAATGCCTAATACCACGGAAACGCCAGCTAGGGCGAGGGCCTTGCTAGAATGGCGGGCTGAGGAATAAAGGAGTACCAGGGGTAACACAAACACAAGGAGAATCTGGCCCACCCAGAAATAAAATGATAATGGACCTGTGAAAAGGGTATAAAGGCTTTCCATTTCTTCGTGGCGCAGGCTATAAAGCGGGATCAGGAACTCGTAAAATTCAAGGCCGAGATCGATTAATAAGAAGCCGGCCAGAAATTTGGCGAGGGCCTGGCTAATTTCTAGATCTTCCGGCTCGTTTTTCTTTTTCCCGGTTAAAATTTGGATTACTAAGAGAAAAGCGGTACCAGAGACCAGGGCTGAAAGGATGAAAATGACTGGGAATAGGCCTGTGTTCCAATAGGGCCGGGCCTTAACAACAGCAAACAAAGTCCCCGTGCCCCCGTGAACCCCGATAACCGCTAGCGGTATCCCCACTATCCCCAAAAGGCGCATGAGCTTCCGGTCGCGTTCCAAGCTTTTTTCGCTTAAATCATCATCATTCCAGGTAAACAAACGGGCTATTAGCCCCATCAAACCTCTTTTCTCGCGCTGCTGTACCAAATCTTTCCGCATGGCCAGGTAAAGTTCGGCCAGCAGGAGCAAAATATAGACCATATAAAAATGCACTTCCCAGGCCAGAATGCTCGTTGTGTTCCAGAAGCGCAAAGTTAACCAGAAACGCTCTATATGGCCTAAATCTAAAAGAATAAAGGTTAGGGCCACCACCATAGAAAGTACAGCCAGGAAAAGGGCCCGACGGCCCACCTTTTCTAAATTGTGCTGGCCAAAAACGTAGACCAGGCTGGAGAGGAGAAAAGCGCCAGCGCTAAGGCCGACAAAATAAATGTAAAGGATAACCCATAAACCCCACGGTGTGATGGAAGATAGGTGGGTAACCCTTAAGCCCTGGGCTACCCGCAGTATTATGGCTATAGCTCCTACCAGCAAAAAGCCCCCAAGGAGCACTTTGGCTGCCAAAGATAAACTTGCACTTGCCTTCACCAGAACTCCTCCTTATAAAGCTTGCCTTATCTTAAATAATACACCCGCGGGCTAGTCCCCAATTCCTCGCGTAACCGGAAGGCGCGGGGGCTAGCTACCAGCTTGGCGACCGTGCTTTCGGGATCGGAGAGGTCGCCAAAATAGCGGGCATCGCCTATGCAGGTTTCCACACAAGCCGGTTCCTCACCGCGCTTTAGGCGGTGGAGGCAAAAGTGGCACTTGCGCACATTCCCCACCGGGCTTTTTTTCTTATCCCGCTTTTGAGGCGCGCGACCATACTCGCTAGCTTGCAAGGCAGAATACCCCAGCATTTCTCCGTCATAATCCCAGCCAAAATCGAAGGACCGGGCGCCATAAGGGCAGGCGGTCATGCAATATCTACAACCTATGCACCGGTCATAGTCGATGACCACAATTCCATTAGAAAGCTTGTAGGTGGCGCCTACAGGACACACCTGTACGCAGGGTGGCTTATCGCACTGCATGCAGGGCCGGGGAATATTTATTCTTTTTACCCTAGGGAATTCGCCTTCTTCCTGCTCAAGGACCACGTTATAGGAAACGCCGGGCGGGGTGCGGTTTTCAGCCTTGCAGGAAACTGTACAAGTGTCGCAGCCGATACACTTGGCCAGATCAATAACCATGGCCCATTGCGGCTTTCTTAAACTTGTGCTTTCTTTATCAGATGCTTTCTTACTCTCAAGGCTCAAAGTTTTCCTCTCCTCCATTTAGTTTTTAATGACTGGGTGGATAGAGCTTAATATCACGAGACTGCCTATAAAAACCTCCCCTAACCTCTGCAGTTAATTAGCAAAACTCATGCCAAATAAAAAACCTCCCTTATAGCCGCATAATCGCTTAACTCCTTGCGACTTAGGGAGGGGTAAAGCAGGACAAAATGTCATAGGCTTTGCCATATTGTCAGGGATTAATTCCCTAGACCATACTCCGCAATCTTGCGGTATAGATTCCGGAGACTAATACCCAAAATCTGAGCTGCCCTAGTCTTGTTACCCCCGGTTGCCCGCAAGACTTGTAAAATATGCTCCTTTTCTACTTCCTCTAAAGTTCGCAACCGCTGATCTCCTCTGGTACATGAAGTGTTCCAACCATAAAACAAGTGTTCTGGTTTGATAGGCCCTTCTCCAGCCAGAAGAAGGCCCCTTTCTATTAGATTGGCCAGCTCTCGAACGTTCCCTGGATAATCATAAGCCAGCAAGGCTTCCATGGCTTCCTTACTGACAGGGGGTGGTTCCTTATGAGGAGAAAACCTGCGTAAAAAATATTGCACAAGGCAAGGGATATCCTCCTTTCGCTCCCGTAAAGGTGGCAGGTGAATAGTAATTACGTTAAGTCGATAATACAAATCTTCCCGGAAACGACCTTCCCTCACTTCTTTTTCGATACAGCGATTGGTTGCAGCCACCACCCGCACATCCACTGAACGCAAACGGTTATCGCCTACCCGCCGGAATTCTCCTGTTTCTAAGAAACGGAGAAGTTTAACCTGCAAAGCTTGATCCATTTCCCCAACTTCATCTAAGAAAAGGGTGCCTCCTTCAGCTGCCTCCACCAACCCAGGCTTATCCGTCAGTGCTCCGGTAAAAGCACCTTTGACGTGTCCAAAAAGCTCACTTTCCAGTAGCTCCCGAGGTAGGGCTCCAGAATTAACAGGTATAAAGGGCTGGCCGGCCCGGCGGCTCCAGGCATGTAAATTTCTAGCCACCAGTTCCTTCCCGGTCCCGGTTTCACCTTGAATCAATACGGGCACCTCACTAGGGGCCACTTTTTGTATCAGTTCTAAAACTTGCCGGATGGCCGGGCTCTGGCCAACAATTACTCCACCTTCTTCGGGCCATAATGCCCTTATTAACCCTGCGTTACGGGTGAGTATATACTTTTTCTCCAGCGCTTTTTCCAGAACAATTTCCAGTTCTTTTAAGTTACAGGGCTTGGTCAAGTAATCATAGGCACCAAGCTTCATAGCCTCTACTGCTGTCTCTATCGTCCCATAACCTGTAAGTATAAGTACCTGGAGGTCGGGCTGGAGCTCCCGGGCTTTACGCAGAAGCTCAAGGCCATTCAGGTCGGGCATTTTGAGATCAAAGATCGCTACATCAAAAGTCCGGACTTTAAGCTCATCCACGGCTTGCTTTCCTCGGGTTAATCCCACTGCCTGGTAGCCCCGGCGCTTTAACCGCTCTACCAGAAAATCACAAAAATCCTTCTCATCATCTACTACAAGAACTGCTCTCTGCCCCTTCATCCATTTCCTCCCCTCTGTCGGGCAGGTAGATAAACCTTAACTGTTGTTCCCTGCCCCAGCGAGCTTTCCACTACCATCCTTCCTCCCAACTCTTGGATAATACCATAACAGATAGACAATCCTAAGCCCGTTCCCTGCCCCACCGGCTTGGTGGTAAAAAAGGGCTCAAAGATCTTCTCCAGATTTTCTGGCGGGATACCCTTTCCTGTATCTATTACAGAAATCTCTATCTCCTGGCCCTTCTTTATAGCCTTAATACATATTTTGCCTTCTTTTTCTATAGCTTCCACCGCATTAGTAAGGAGGTTAAGGAGCACCTGCTCTAATTGTAATCGGTCCGCATATACTTCCAGGTCCTCCTCTATCTTAAGGGTTAGCTCGATACCCTTCTTCTTAAGGGTATAATCCATCAAAGAGACTATTCCTTGCACCAGTTCATTGATTTTAACCCATTCCCTTAAGCCAGGTGCAGGCCGAGCGAAGTCTAGAAGCTTCCGGATAATACTTGTACAACGGGCCACCTGTCTCAGTACCGCAGTCAGGTAGGCTTTCCATTCCCCCTCTTTAAAGCAGGTAGTTCCTCCCTCTTCCAAGCGCTCCAGGAAATCTTCCGTGTAGGCTGAGACAATGGCCAGGGGATTATTTATTTCATGGGCCACCCCAGCAGCCAGGCGACCTACAGCGGCTAGCTTGTCCGTCTGCCGGACTAAAGCCTCCATTTTAGCCTTTTCTCTTAGCTCCCTGCTCATATAGTTAAAGGTCTCCTGTAGGCTAGCCAGCTCCCCCACACTGGACATAAGATTAACTTCTACAAAGTTACCCCTGGCTACTTCTAGGGCTGCTCTGCCTAACTCCTCAATGGGCCTGCTAAAGTGCCAAGAGAGATAGGAATTTAAAAGCAAAAGTAAGGCTACCACCACGGCCAGTAAGGCGAGCAGATGCCAGGCTGCAGTTCTTACAGGGGCCATAGCCCAACTTACGGGGTATTCTATTATTATCCCCCACCCCAGATCCCGTAAAGGTATAACCGCTCCTAAAACTTCCTGTCCATCGTGGGAAACATACCGGGTAGGAGGCTTCTTCCCTTGAAGGAAATCTCGCACTGCAGGGTTTCTCCGAACACCAAGCTGGCGTAACACTAAACTGAAATCCTGATGCCCGATAAGCCGTCCTGTAGAATCTATAAGGTAAATAGTCCCCCCTTGTTGAGCATGGGCTTTAGTTATACTATCCATTATACCCTTCAAGCTTACCTTAGCCTTAAGCCCTCCCACGGGCCAGCCCCTGGACAAATCCCACAGGGGGACAGCCAGGCTAAACAAGGGTCGGCCATCTTCTTCTATCTCTACCGGCCCATAATAACGTTCCCCTCGTCCCACCCTTTCAATTAATTCTCTATCATAGAAGAAGCGTTGCTCTCCCGGTACCACCAGGTGGCGGCGGGAAGCCCTGGCCAGCTCTTTTCCCGTTAGTTCAACTACACTAACCTCCTCAAGATAAGGGGATAAACGGAGTATAGAATAAAGAATACGTTCTGTCTCCTTAAAGGGCATTTCCAAAAGTTCTTTTCCGTATCTTATAGAGAAAGCCTGGAGAAGCCCCTCTTGTTGTGTCGTTAAATTGAAAATATCGTTGGCTATGGCTTCAGCAGCTACCCTGTTCTGTTCCTCTATGGATTTCTCCTGCCATCTGCCTACCAGGTTTAGGTGGTAGGCCCCCAATAACAAAAGGGGTAAAACGGAAATAAACACACCTGCTACCAGTAGGCGAAACCGTAGCTGTCTCCAACGCTTAACTCTAGGGCTTCCCGTAACCAACCCCTCCACCTTCATTTCCTACTATTATCCGATCGACAAATTTTAAATCCTCCGGGTGAAGCTTAAGCCCCAACGTCCGGGCCGTATCTAAATTTACTACTAGCTCTAACCGATCAGGGGTCTCTATGGGAATAGTAGCAGGATCCTGCCCCTCTAGGATCTTATTTACCAGCCGGGCAGCCTGCCTTCCCTGGTCCATAAAAGGGCATCCGTAGGCGGATAAGAGTCCAGCCTCGGCATCCGCTACATTAACCCCCATAATTGGCCAACCTAAAGATTTCCCTGTGCGTCCGATTAATTCGATAGCTTCCCCTTCTTCTAACAAAAAGCTAGAGGTTAAAAGCATCCCCTCTGCCTGTCTGGGCTTCAAGACAGAAAGAAACTTTTTTAATTCCTGTATAGAACTTACAGAAGCGACTTGTAAACTTACGCCTAGCTGGCTGGCCGCCTGCTTAAGACTCGGAAGGCTTTGTATCCCTGGAGCTACTCGAGGATCGACTAAGACCAACACGCACCGGACAAAAGGTAGGAGGCGTACCATGAACTCTAGCCTTTTGACCGCTAGTTCAGTATGAAAATTATCCACCCCTGTCATATATGAAGGTCTAAATCCCCCTTTAACTGAGGCGGCGCCCATAAATACCACAGGTACAGGCTTATTCTGGATAGCTTCTGCTAGGGCCTGGGCCTCCAGCCTCCCCCCTGCCACTAAAACATCTGGTCTTTGGGCAGCCAACTCTAAGGCTAAAGAATAAACCTGCTCCCAACTTCCTTCTGCATTTTTAATCAGGTAGGTGATATCCCTTCCTTCTACGTATCCTAGTTCAGCCAGTCCTAGCTTTAATCCTTCTAACTTACTTGTTCTAGATACATTGGCTAACAACACCCCGACACGTTTAGTTCTCAGATATTGCGGCCGTTCCTTATAAATCCCTACTTTTATGGCCAGCAGAATCACCGAAAGTATTAAAACCCCAGCTATTATAATGCTTGTTACCCACCAGGGCTTGTTAATTTTCAATTCTTTTCTCCTCCCTTTAAAGCTGCCTCGATCCTACGCCAGGGGGCGGGATGGGAATAGGTAAGCCATTCGATAAAAGCTGAAGGAGCTACCTCCTGCAGATTACGCCGGGCCAAATCCACGTGCAGTTCTACCATAACCGAAGGGTTTCTAGTAAGTTCCAAGGCTACCCGGTCGGCCTCGGCCTCTTGCCTCCGGGAAAAGGCATTCTCTACCGGTTGGGCTAAAAACGAAATAAGTTGGAGAAAGACCAAAGTAATGACTAAGAAATGCGGTGGATAGGGCCGGCCTGGTATTATTTCGCCCGGCGCTGTGAGCCGCAAAATATCATATAGTAGAACAAAGAAAATAAACCCTCCTACCATCCCCCATAGCAACCCCTTTACAATATGGCCCTTCTTCCAGTGGGCCATCTCGTGAGCCACCACTGCTTCTACTTCTTCCGGGGAATAGTCACGCAAAAGATTATCATACAGCACTATCCTTTTAGTCTTACCCAGGCCGGTGAAATAGGCGTTGGCTTTAGTGGTGCGCCGGCTAGCATCCATAACCCAGACTTCTTTTACTTTAAGGCCCGCCCTCTCTGATAGAGCCACTACCATAGATTTTACCGGCCCCTCCTTTAGCGGCTCGAAGCGGTTAAAAAGGGGGGCCAGCACCACCGGCCACAAAAAGGTTTCCACCAAGAGCCATACCGCAAAAAAAAGCCCGGCGGCTACCCACCAGGTAAAAGGCCAGCGACCAGTGGACCAAAAGAAAAGCAGCGTCCCAGTACCCGAAAGCAAAAGATCTATTCCGGAAGCCTTTATATAATCTACCCACCAGGAAGCTAGGGTTTGAGTGGAAAACCCCCAACGGTGCTGGAGTATAAAGCCACTGTAAAAAGCAAAGGGGAAATTGACCGCTTTAAGAAGTAACCAAATAGATATAAAAAATAAGCCTGCGGCTAAGTAATACCGCTGGCCGGACCAACGTAAGGCACCCGAGGACAAAGCCGCCGCCCGGCCGCTCCACCAAAGCCACAGGAGCAGGCCAGTTTTAGCCAGGTAGGCTAAAAGACTACTAAATCTCATCACCTGCTGGTAGCGCCGGGCGCGTTCCACATCCAGGGAGGTAAAATATTGCCATACTAAGGAAGGAACTGGCGTAGGGAGGATAAGGAAAAAAAGATATAAAGTTATAAGTAGCGCCACCAACCCCAAAAGCAAACCCCACAAGATGCTGGCTTTGGCCAATTCCTTCCCCATCCTTTCTGTCATAAATTTATTACTCCAACATTACCTACCCTCAGTTTACTCTGGTGCTTCCTGGTAAATACTTAGCCCTGAACTCGTTCCCAGCCGGTTAGCCCCAGCTTCTAGCATTTTAACCGCATCGGAATAGGTGCGGATACCACCAGAAGCCTTTACTCCGGCCTTATCCCCCACCACCTGCCGGATAAGGCGGACATCTTCCACTGTAGCGCCAGGGCCATTAAAACCTGTACTCGTCTTGATAAAATCTGCCCCTTCTTCTAAAGCTAACCGGGTGAGGATAAGCTTTTCTTGTTCCTCTAGAAGGCAGGTCTCAATAATAACTTTGACAACTGTATCTTTATTTTTGGTTTTGGCCGTTTGGATAATCTCTTTTAACTCACGCCTTATATAATCCTCTGCCCCGCTTTTAAACAGACTTAAGTTTATAACCATATCTATCTCTGCGGCCCCATTATCTATGGCTTCGCTGGCCTCCAGAACTTTATTTCTAATGGTGGTAGCGCCCAAGGGAAAACCTACAACCGTACAAACTCTTATCCCAGATCCTTCTAAGAGCTTAGCCGCCCAAGGTACATAGCAAGGATTAAGGCAGACGCTAAAGAAACCGCACTCTAATGCTTCGTTGCAAAGCCTCTCTATATCCCTTTGAGTAGCCACCGGCTTAAGCAGAGTGTGATCGATTACCGCGGCTATTTTTCTTTTATTCCACATGCTAAAAGTTCCCCTTTCTAGTTTAAAATGCCTCTTTTCTTTAGGATTAGCGGTGCCGCTGGTTTGTTTCTCCTCTAAGATACCTCTTCCAAGATAAGGGGTAAAGGCGGAAGAGGAGTAGAAGATAATTTAATACATGCTTTAAGTTCCTCTAGAGCGACCTTTAGCCTGTTCTCATCATTAGCATAAACAGTGACGATGGGCTTCCCTTTATCTATCCGGTCCCCCACTTTACCACCTAGCACCAGCCCTACTGCTAGATCTATCTTCTCCCCTTTCTTTTCTCTCCCGGCACCCAATTTCATGGCTACCTGTCCTAACCTTTCAGCTGGGAGCTCAGCTAGATAAACCTCTTCTTTAGCCAGCCAGCTCTCTTTAAAGCGGGCCTGGGGTAAAAGATTTAGATCTTCTACTACTCGCCCCTCTCCCCCTTGGGCTAAGATAAACTCTCGGAACTTCTCTAACGCTTTCCTACTTACTAGGGCTTCTTTTAATTTCTTTTTGCCTTCCTCTTTATCCTTAGCCTTGCCGCCCAGCACTAGCATAGCGCTTCCCAGCTCCAAGCAAAGGTTTATTAGATCTTGAGAGCCCTCGCCGCGCAAGACCTGTATGGCTTCCGCTACTTCTAAACTATTGCCTATGGCTAATCCCAAAGGTTGGTCCATATTGGTGATGTACGCTATTGTTCTACGACCCACAGAACGCCCTATCTCTACCATAACTTGGGCGAGCTTCCTGGCGGAAGGCAAATCCTTCATAAAGGCACCTTGCCCCACTTTAACATCCAAGACTATCGCATCCGCACCAGCGGCAATCTTCTTACTCATTATGGAACTCGCTATAAGAGGGATGGAATCCACCGTAGCCGTGACATCCCGCAGGGCGTATAATTTCTTGTCTGCTGGGGTCAGTTCTTCAGTTTGGCTAGCTATAGCTATCCCATACCTTTTCACATTTTCTTTAAATTCTTCTAGGGAAAGCTCTACCTTTAATCCTGGTATAGACTCTAACTTATCTATAGTACCTCCTGTATGCCCTAGCCCCCGGCCGGATAGTTTAGCTACCGGTACCCCGCAAGAAGCAACCAAAGGCGCAAGCACCAAAGTAGTGGTATCCGCCACACCCCCTGTACTGTGTTTATCCACTTTTATCCCTGGGATAGAGGATAGATCAAGCCTTACTCCCGAATCCACCATGGCCAGGGTTAAATTTACTGTCTCCTCTATATTCATACCCTGAAAATAAATGGCCATGGCCAGCGCTGCCATCTGGTAATCAGGTATCTCGCCGGAGGTGAAGCCTTTAACAATAAACTCAATCTCCTGGCGGCTGAAAACCCCTCCATCCCTCTTTTTCTTTATTAAGTCGTACATCCTCATAATAATCCCTCCAATGCTTCTAGAAAGGACTTCCCATACGGGGGAGGTTGGACCTTAAAATTCT harbors:
- a CDS encoding sigma-54-dependent transcriptional regulator; this encodes MKGQRAVLVVDDEKDFCDFLVERLKRRGYQAVGLTRGKQAVDELKVRTFDVAIFDLKMPDLNGLELLRKARELQPDLQVLILTGYGTIETAVEAMKLGAYDYLTKPCNLKELEIVLEKALEKKYILTRNAGLIRALWPEEGGVIVGQSPAIRQVLELIQKVAPSEVPVLIQGETGTGKELVARNLHAWSRRAGQPFIPVNSGALPRELLESELFGHVKGAFTGALTDKPGLVEAAEGGTLFLDEVGEMDQALQVKLLRFLETGEFRRVGDNRLRSVDVRVVAATNRCIEKEVREGRFREDLYYRLNVITIHLPPLRERKEDIPCLVQYFLRRFSPHKEPPPVSKEAMEALLAYDYPGNVRELANLIERGLLLAGEGPIKPEHLFYGWNTSCTRGDQRLRTLEEVEKEHILQVLRATGGNKTRAAQILGISLRNLYRKIAEYGLGN
- the nrfD gene encoding NrfD/PsrC family molybdoenzyme membrane anchor subunit — its product is MKASASLSLAAKVLLGGFLLVGAIAIILRVAQGLRVTHLSSITPWGLWVILYIYFVGLSAGAFLLSSLVYVFGQHNLEKVGRRALFLAVLSMVVALTFILLDLGHIERFWLTLRFWNTTSILAWEVHFYMVYILLLLAELYLAMRKDLVQQREKRGLMGLIARLFTWNDDDLSEKSLERDRKLMRLLGIVGIPLAVIGVHGGTGTLFAVVKARPYWNTGLFPVIFILSALVSGTAFLLVIQILTGKKKNEPEDLEISQALAKFLAGFLLIDLGLEFYEFLIPLYSLRHEEMESLYTLFTGPLSFYFWVGQILLVFVLPLVLLYSSARHSSKALALAGVSVVLGIVAVRVNIVLPALLVPVLEGLPIGRYYPSLIEVLSSLGIISLGILLYIVGEYLLPLAPSDIKA
- the deoC gene encoding deoxyribose-phosphate aldolase encodes the protein MWNKRKIAAVIDHTLLKPVATQRDIERLCNEALECGFFSVCLNPCYVPWAAKLLEGSGIRVCTVVGFPLGATTIRNKVLEASEAIDNGAAEIDMVINLSLFKSGAEDYIRRELKEIIQTAKTKNKDTVVKVIIETCLLEEQEKLILTRLALEEGADFIKTSTGFNGPGATVEDVRLIRQVVGDKAGVKASGGIRTYSDAVKMLEAGANRLGTSSGLSIYQEAPE
- a CDS encoding sensor histidine kinase — its product is MKVEGLVTGSPRVKRWRQLRFRLLVAGVFISVLPLLLLGAYHLNLVGRWQEKSIEEQNRVAAEAIANDIFNLTTQQEGLLQAFSIRYGKELLEMPFKETERILYSILRLSPYLEEVSVVELTGKELARASRRHLVVPGEQRFFYDRELIERVGRGERYYGPVEIEEDGRPLFSLAVPLWDLSRGWPVGGLKAKVSLKGIMDSITKAHAQQGGTIYLIDSTGRLIGHQDFSLVLRQLGVRRNPAVRDFLQGKKPPTRYVSHDGQEVLGAVIPLRDLGWGIIIEYPVSWAMAPVRTAAWHLLALLAVVVALLLLLNSYLSWHFSRPIEELGRAALEVARGNFVEVNLMSSVGELASLQETFNYMSRELREKAKMEALVRQTDKLAAVGRLAAGVAHEINNPLAIVSAYTEDFLERLEEGGTTCFKEGEWKAYLTAVLRQVARCTSIIRKLLDFARPAPGLREWVKINELVQGIVSLMDYTLKKKGIELTLKIEEDLEVYADRLQLEQVLLNLLTNAVEAIEKEGKICIKAIKKGQEIEISVIDTGKGIPPENLEKIFEPFFTTKPVGQGTGLGLSICYGIIQELGGRMVVESSLGQGTTVKVYLPARQRGGNG
- a CDS encoding 4Fe-4S dicluster domain-containing protein → MSLESKKASDKESTSLRKPQWAMVIDLAKCIGCDTCTVSCKAENRTPPGVSYNVVLEQEEGEFPRVKRINIPRPCMQCDKPPCVQVCPVGATYKLSNGIVVIDYDRCIGCRYCMTACPYGARSFDFGWDYDGEMLGYSALQASEYGRAPQKRDKKKSPVGNVRKCHFCLHRLKRGEEPACVETCIGDARYFGDLSDPESTVAKLVASPRAFRLREELGTSPRVYYLR
- a CDS encoding M48 family metallopeptidase, producing the protein MTERMGKELAKASILWGLLLGLVALLITLYLFFLILPTPVPSLVWQYFTSLDVERARRYQQVMRFSSLLAYLAKTGLLLWLWWSGRAAALSSGALRWSGQRYYLAAGLFFISIWLLLKAVNFPFAFYSGFILQHRWGFSTQTLASWWVDYIKASGIDLLLSGTGTLLFFWSTGRWPFTWWVAAGLFFAVWLLVETFLWPVVLAPLFNRFEPLKEGPVKSMVVALSERAGLKVKEVWVMDASRRTTKANAYFTGLGKTKRIVLYDNLLRDYSPEEVEAVVAHEMAHWKKGHIVKGLLWGMVGGFIFFVLLYDILRLTAPGEIIPGRPYPPHFLVITLVFLQLISFLAQPVENAFSRRQEAEADRVALELTRNPSVMVELHVDLARRNLQEVAPSAFIEWLTYSHPAPWRRIEAALKGGEKN
- a CDS encoding molybdopterin-dependent oxidoreductase — its product is MKHKKEVNLGDMEGQKGLISRRSFLKGACLAGGLALAAPLVEDLYRISQEGSWSSIQDHGLYQELEEYTATDVLYTMCHQCNTFCSIKVLLAKAPGDFPVPSIVRKIAGNPYSPLNTIPFGPLPYETSPAQAAQGKDELGREGRSFRGGRTCLKGQAGIQTVYDRFRLQKPLKRVGPRGSGRFKTISWEEAINEIVFGSPDLGTPGLKELWGYAPQEQVMSDWEKVKKGEMPQEEFDQKYREVLIDTRHPDLGPKANQIVCLGGDRRDFMRTRVWQQGLGSLSFIDHGGICGASSVIGNFRSFSGGTTRKDRLYPDLDHAEFVIIWGTNPAVANKGPTWLAPALTNALARGMKLAVVDPRYSKTAEKAHLWLPIKPGTDAALALGMARWIIENKRYDERYLLNPNPKAAQEDNEPTWTDATHLVNLSDPRRPKLRAKDLGIGGEQFVVIEKGKPVPHTEAREGTLEVDMEIQGIKVKSVFTLYRERVMEKTLEEYAKICGLSVQDIVNLAREWTSHGKRAAMMVYRGPAMHTNGYYTMRAINTLNHLIGNHDWKGGSITTGAKYRDFTGPRYDLLKVPKGLKPWGVSLVRGGAFYEKSSLFKRDGYPARRPWYPFGVNLSYEVLPSAKEGYPYPLKALFIYSMSIPLSMPQGWLQAEILKDEKAIPLLVVSDVVMGETALYADFVLPDLSYLERWQREAIYPNMKVKVSHVTQPVTRVVPEARSIEDVFIEILKKMNLPGVGPGAFPDGSSLDRSEDFYLKMVANIAYDEEPVPDASQEEMEIFYQTRRKALGPFFKPELWEKAVKPEEWRKVVYVLNRGGRFERPGKEYIGEHLKYRFAGQANFYDEGVAAGRDSYSGRFFDGLPRLEPVRSYNGEEMKKVLPLFFISWKARHIGTHRNIADAWLREIQRENYIWINPADALPRGLKTGDRVRIKSRYFEAVGRVLVTSGIRPGVVGTSYNYGTYSYGATPIEIDGQRQPLPPSHYSDRAIILGEPQHEEAGLAGPRNSGFSANNLLPSDPALKIGGLSDLIGTGAAQLDAWVEIEKY
- a CDS encoding ABC transporter substrate-binding protein, which gives rise to MKINKPWWVTSIIIAGVLILSVILLAIKVGIYKERPQYLRTKRVGVLLANVSRTSKLEGLKLGLAELGYVEGRDITYLIKNAEGSWEQVYSLALELAAQRPDVLVAGGRLEAQALAEAIQNKPVPVVFMGAASVKGGFRPSYMTGVDNFHTELAVKRLEFMVRLLPFVRCVLVLVDPRVAPGIQSLPSLKQAASQLGVSLQVASVSSIQELKKFLSVLKPRQAEGMLLTSSFLLEEGEAIELIGRTGKSLGWPIMGVNVADAEAGLLSAYGCPFMDQGRQAARLVNKILEGQDPATIPIETPDRLELVVNLDTARTLGLKLHPEDLKFVDRIIVGNEGGGVGYGKP